From a region of the Phaeodactylum tricornutum CCAP 1055/1 chromosome 4, whole genome shotgun sequence genome:
- the FABFb gene encoding 3-oxoacyl-[acyl-carrier-protein] synthase (Catalyzes the condensation reaction of fatty acid synthesis by the addition to an acyl acceptor of two carbons from malonyl-ACP. May prefer short-chain fatty acid substrates. May use a bipartite plastid targeting signal as predicted by targetP.; Beta-ketoacyl-ACP synthase II; KAS II) has protein sequence MASPLSAAASLRSCRVVVTGIGAITPLGNTFAESWQSLLRKETGVTSLTEALSWQGLSSEELLHRELTVAATLPCQVASPVRWQHKDSRTNRFVQLALVAGREAMLESGLDKWIQAGEGQIDRSTTDNPRRHRIGACIGSGMSGVREIAQAVNSMETSGFRKLSPHFVPKVLSNSAAGRLSIEFGLQGPNHSASTACAAGSHAIGDAFRCIQYGNADVMLAGGAESCIDPLSMAGFCRLRALSTAYNDTPEKASRPFDRDRDGFVMGEGAAILVLERLEHALARGAPILAELSGYGLTGDAYHVTAPDPLGCGAQRAIQMALDQSFGDRRYVEEMPVGYVNAHATSTPKGDEIEARVIHDVFRDSSPNLIVSGTKGATGHLLGAAGAIEAAFTVQALNTRQIPPTLNLHETDAETEHFGFQHARDTMHVPTLQVALSNSFGFGGTNASLLFKRISFE, from the coding sequence ATGGCGAGCCCCCTCTCGGCCGCAGCGTCTCTAAGGAGCTGTCGCGTAGTCGTCACCGGAATAGGAGCAATAACACCATTAGGAAACACGTTTGCGGAATCTTGGCAATCTCTCTTACGCAAAGAGACCGGCGTGACAAGCTTGACCGAAGCTTTGTCCTGGCAGGGTCTATCGTCGGAGGAACTCTTGCATCGAGAACTCACCGTTGCCGCAACCTTGCCTTGTCAAGTAGCGTCACCCGTACGATGGCAGCACAAAGATAGTCGAACCAATCGGTTTGTGCAGCTGGCGCTTGTGGCTGGACGAGAAGCCATGCTTGAGTCAGGCCTCGACAAGTGGATCCAGGCTGGAGAAGGGCAGATCGATCGTAGTACAACGGACAATCCACGGCGTCACCGAATTGGCGCCTGCATCGGCAGTGGCATGTCGGGTGTTCGGGAAATTGCGCAAGCCGTCAATTCGATGGAAACATCGGGATTCCGGAAACTCAGTCCTCATTTCGTGCCCAAAGTTTTGTCCAATTCTGCGGCCGGACGCCTTTCCATAGAATTTGGTTTGCAGGGACCCAATCATTCGGCCTCCACCGCCTGTGCTGCTGGAAGTCACGCTATTGGCGATGCCTTCCGTTGTATCCAATATGGAAACGCCGATGTCATGTTGGCGGGTGGAGCCGAGTCCTGTATAGATCCACTCAGTATGGCTGGGTTTTGTCGATTGCGAGCATTGTCAACGGCGTACAACGACACACCCGAGAAAGCCTCGCGTCCGTTCGATCGCGATCGGGACGGCTTTGTCATGGGAGAAGGAGCAgcaattttggttttggagCGCCTGGAACACGCCCTTGCCCGTGGTGCTCCTATATTGGCCGAATTGTCGGGCTACGGCTTGACTGGTGACGCGTACCACGTGACCGCCCCTGATCCTCTAGGATGTGGCGCGCAACGCGCCATACAAATGGCCTTGGATCAATCATTCGGTGATCGCCGTTACGTGGAGGAAATGCCCGTCGGATATGTGAACGCTCACGCCACGTCCACCCCCAAAGGCGACGAAATTGAGGCCCGAGTCATTCATGATGTTTTTCGTGATTCATCGCCCAATCTGATTGTCTCCGGAACGAAAGGCGCAACGGGTCATTTGCTTGGAGCGGCCGGTGCCATTGAAGCTGCATTCACAGTCCAAGCACTTAATACACGACAGATACCGCCTACATTGAATTTGCATGAGACCGATGCCGAAACGGAGCACTTTGGATTTCAACACGCTCGGGATACCATGCATGTACCGACTCTACAAGTGGCGTTGAGCAATAGTTTTGGATTTGGCGGGACGAATGCATCTCTTCTTTTTAAAAGAATAAGTTTTGAGTAG
- a CDS encoding predicted protein, whose amino-acid sequence MHEPSSTTIPSKTENESTLEKIPSTSTIIEEEAAILGGEKATMNATANSSTALLKQKESMNVDTGVKLDDLNSTDCDAEMQDVDDGKKGGNGMDSDDSSEVKVADDAMNANDNRKNDKLDSNEEKKDANGDLASSGLEEGTSSLSDTKNATLVAAGTNSAVELLDVRLAEEGNGNFKEKMQTTGSSMDSVGPNAIMELKSKPNGALSNDHQDSSSAALANPAPPVMKGTLSYNVELRRHVIRGMWNYENSNDFPPQRFELLRNLTPEEEITKLPTDGEFHGSFSLAYFHTTSKGKQKERSRVIPESGVDIKFSCVDGNPGVYKVDGKGTNQFGVFHVNGTAKSSDHEGDSSMNIVLRKRYEPSVPTAATNDPLPKTKKLKTETAAPVLEAGPLPPPAESYPNGVVCLRGKLFKEESNDLGVTEVIQRINGMWASGLDFILADPLNSKGMLCRFEYEHKTSMPSGTFPVSGRYSGWFDLKGDDGTKTRINERDVVLKFRANEAGYHNVEGKGSNVFGKYTITGTLTSDSVITIFRHFVPRKIKANKSVTSAPPPINAPQARRPSIPGPSVELKLKMDDVKVPNELADRIPLHPIKPPEHSTYSAVSRGVLRLNEDGSHTCNGKWAVTREHFTNGQTSNFNFRLEAHHAAEALAEIAQNSDEPRQFPLDSNLYKGSFQLKKQAGRYQTVVDQQVVMKFWMNTQGSYNVYGKGMNAIGEFNLIGTLVMSGKTGGQVELYRMYPPERLSSSATPRTGSVLASTSVKASDAVAAEPHPTGSSRLPGPLQPSSLHRRESTRLVKLPSRLEDDDPSAQLSRVMEKCSQILRIMHEKDVELGAFFGEPVDPVALGIPTYHQVIKEPMDLKTIRRRLEADEINSPEKFARLVRLVFENAMMFNIDPAHAVHQSARNLLIQFNTKFRDVEHMLQTIRRNQGDDVDGKKKGKDGKRRREEVKSLRTQRLEEADSMAAENSRLMSAMMATAPSLESAAVTRSEFNTMMQMIQHLQAQIVRTYTAVAELSPGDENDVSSSIVPAATHSSSLIASSSPTIAERKKKQPTKRKSEMIDAAEEQVVVDDSKPLSLDEQELLTETINELPPDQLGGVIQIIREAAPVGADEDEIDLEIDQLDTKTQRKLLRHVLKFMKKSKTKAKKKPKTAPKKATTQKKPPKAALAQSQNAKSTVDSFFAFGGKDDSDSDSDDAPPRAKTNNNSGGKGFRDTSGDFKLGDGLGDLQDDDDIGEGGIATNWDLPKPVVQADEMDGEDDGAWGAAREEAAAAKAREVERKAREEKIKAEAEVAKKERLAAALALGEKLKEEREEEKEKEALLKEQHEKKAEEDRKAAREAARAEVQSVEQTVDMDAQRDIMKQYEESFLDKDVGSASPSSDFGF is encoded by the exons ATGCATGAGCCTAGTTCCACAACAATACCCTCCAAAACAGAAAATGAATCTACTTTAGAAAAGATACCCAGCACTAGTACTATCATTGAGGAAGAGGCAGCGATACTCGGGGGTGAAAAGGCAACAATGAATGCTACTGCAAACAGCAGTACTGCTCTCTTAAAGCAGAAAGAATCCATGAATGTAGACACAGGAGTAAAATTAGATGATTTAAATTCAACGGATTGTGACGCCGAGATGCAGGACGTGGATGACGGTAAAAAAGGGGGAAATGGTATGGACAGTGACGATTCGTCGGAAGTGAAAGTCGCCGATGATGCCATGAATGCGAATGATAATCGGAAAAACGACAAACTAGACAGTAacgaagagaaaaaagaTGCTAATGGAGATTTGGCGTCCTCGGGTTTGGAAGAGGGAACTTCATCTCTCTCCGATACAAAGAATGCAACACTGGTGGCTGCCGGGACGAATTCTGCAGTTGAATTACTCGATGTCCGTTTAGCTGAAGAGGGTAATGGGAATTTTAAGGAAAAGATGCAAACGACTGGCTCTAGTATGGACTCTGTTGGACCAAATGCCATCATGGAGTTAAAGTCAAAGCCGAATGGCGCCTTGTCGAATGACCATCAGGATTCATCTTCCGCCGCGTTGGCAAACCCTGCTCCTCCAGTGATGAAAGGAACTTTGTCGTATAATGTGGAGCTTCGCCGTCACGTGATTCGAGGGATGTGGAATTACGAAAACTCGAACGATTTTCCTCCCCAAAGATTTGAGTTGCTACGCAATTTGACTCCGGAAGAGGAAATTACTAAGTTGCCAACGGACGGAGAGTTTCATGGATCTTTCAGTCTCGCATACTTCCATACAACCTCCAAGGGcaagcaaaaagaaagaagtcGAGTCATTCCGGAAAGCGGGGTGGATATCAAGTTTTCATGTGTCGATGGCAATCCGGGTGTGTATAAGGTAGATGGTAAAGGCACGAATCAGTTCGGAGTATTCCATGTCAACGGAACCGCTAAATCTAGCGATCATGAAGGTGATTCGTCGATGAATATTGTACTTCGGAAGAGATACGAACCTTCAGTTCCCACAGCCGCTACAAACGATCCCTtaccgaaaacaaaaaaacTAAAAACTGAAACTGCCGCTCCTGTTCTCGAAGCCGGTCCACTCCCCCCTCCAGCAGAATCATACCCGAATGGCGTTGTTTGCTTGCGAGGAAAGCTGTTCAAGGAAGAGTCGAATGACTTAGGGGTGACCGAGGTGATTCAACGAATCAATGGAATGTGGGCTTCGGGGTTAGATTTTATTTTGGCAGACCCGCTGAATTCCAAGGGAATGCTTTGTCGTTTCGAGTATGAGCACAAGACTTCTATGCCAAGTGGTACATTTCCTGTGTCTGGCAGATACAGTGGATGGTTCGATCTCAAGGGAGATGATGGGACGAAGACTCGTATCAACGAACGCGACGTTGTTCTTAAATTCAGAGCAAACGAAGCGGGCTATCACAATGTCGAAGGAAAGGGGAGTAATGTGTTTGGAAAATACACTATCACTGGAACATTAACAAGCGACAGCGTGATCACAATTTTTCGCCATTTTGTACCACGCAAGATAAAGGCTAACAAATCAGTAACCTCAGCTCCGCCTCCAATTAACGCGCCGCAGGCACGAAGACCATCCATACCAGGACCCTCTGTTGAACTCAAGCTCAAAATGGACGATGTCAAAGTTCCGAACGAGCTGGCTGATAGGATACCGCTGCATCCGATTAAGCCTCCCGAGCATAGCACGTATTCGGCTGTTTCTCGAGGAGTTTTGAGATTAAACGAAGACGGATCTCACACATGCAACGGCAAATGGGCTGTCACGCGAGAGCATTTTACGAACGGACAAACTAGCAACTTTAATTTTCGTTTGGAAGCGCATCACGCCGCGGAAGCCCTAGCAGAGATTGCACAGAACAGCGATGAGCCGCGTCAATTTCCCCTGGATTCGAACTTGTACAAAGGATCTTTTCAGCTGAAAAAACAAGCAGGGCGATACCAAACTGTAGTCGATCAGCAAGTTGTAATGAAGTTCTGGATGAATACACAAGGATCCTACAATGTTTACGGGAAAGGGATGAACGCAATTGGCGAATTTAATCTCATTGGGACTTTGGTGATGAGCGGAAAGACTGGCGGTCAGGTTGAATTGTATCGGATGTACCCTCCAGAGCGCTTGTCAAGCTCAGCCACGCCCAGAACTGGATCTGTCTTGGCTTCGACGTCTGTAAAGGCATCGGACGCAGTAGCGGCCGAACCTCATCCAACTGGGTCAAGTCGACTGCCTGGCCCATTGCAACCTTCATCATTGCACCGCCGTGAATCAACTCGACTTGTGAAACTGCCCTCTCGACTAGAAGACGACGATCCTTCTGCTCAGTTGTCTAGAGTAATGGAAAAGTGCTCTCAAATATTGCGAATAATGCATGAAAAAGATGTAGAACTTGGTGCATTTTTTGGAGAACCCGTGGATCCAGTTGCGCTTGGTATTCCGACCTATCATCAAGTTATCAAGGAGCCTATGGATCTTAAGACGATTCGCCGCCGGTTGGAAGCGGACGAAATCAACAGCCCAGAGAAATTTGCCCGATTGGTTCGCCTTGTTTTTGAAAATGCCATGATGTTTAATATTGACCCAGCACACGCCGTTCATCAATCTGCCCGAAATTTACTGATACAGTTCAACACAAAGTTCCGCGATGTGGAACAtatgttgcaaacaattCGTCGAAATCAGGGGGACGACGTAGATGGAAAAAAGAAGGGCAAAGACGGCAAGCGCAGACGCGAAGAAGTCAAAAGCTTGAGGACTCAACGACTAGAAGAGGCCGATTCCATGGCTGCAGAGAATTCAAGGCTTATGTCCGCAATGATGGCGACCGCCCCCTCGCTAGAATCGGCTGCCGTCACCCGATCGGAGTTTAACACAATGATGCAAATGATACAACATTTGCAGGCACAAATTGTCCGTACTTATACTGCAGTCGCAGAGCTGTCTCCTGGTGACGAGAACGACGTGTCCTCGTCTATCGTTCCTGCTGCTACTCATAGTTCTTCGTTGATCGCGTCGTCTTCGCCTACGATAGCtgaacgaaagaaaaagcagCCAACTAAGCGTAAATCTGAGATGATTGACGCTGCGGAAGAGCAAGTCGTTGTCGATGATTCAAAGCCACTTTCGTTGGATGAACAAGAGCTTCTTACCGAGACAATCAACGAACTTCCTCCCGATCAGTTAGGCGGAGTGATACAGATAATCAGAGAGGCTGCACCAGTTGGTGCCGATGAGGATGAGATTGATTTAGAGATTGACCAGCTCGACACGAAGACTCAAAGGAAGCTATTGCGTCACGTGTTGAAG TTTATGAAGAAGTCCaaaacgaaagcgaaaaagaagccaAAGACTGCCCCGAAGAAGGCCACCACACAAAAGAAACCCCCGAAGGCAGCTCTAGCCCAATCCCAGAATGCTAAATCTACAGTAGACTCTTTTTTTGCCTTCGGTGGCAAGGACGACAGCGATTCTGATTCCGATGACGCGCCACCTAGGGCCAAgacaaacaacaacagtgGGGGCAAAGGCTTCAGAGATACTTCTGGTGACTTTAAGCTTGGAGATGGACTAGGGGATCTAcaggatgacgacgacattggTGAAGGTGGCATCGCTACCAATTGGGATCTGCCCAAGCCGGTTGTCCAGGCTGATGAAATGGATGGCGAGGACGACGGCGCTTGGGGCGCTGCGAGGGAGGAAGCTGCAGCAGCCAAGGCTCGCGAAGTCGAGCGGAAAGCTCGTGAAGAGAAGATTAAGGCCGAAGCTGAAGTCGCCAAAAAAGAACGGCTAGCCGCTGCTCTCGCACTCGGCGAAAAGTTGAAGGAAGAGcgagaggaagaaaaggagaaggaaGCTCTTCTGAAAGAGCAACACgagaaaaaggccgaagaaGACCGCAAGGCTGCGCGCGAGGCTGCTCGAGCTGAGGTTCAATCTGTTGAACAGACAGTCGATATGGATGCACAGCGTGATATTATGAAACAATACGAAGAGAGCTTTCTCGATAAGGACGTTGGTAGTGCGAGTCCCTCTTCGGATTTTGGTTTTTAG
- a CDS encoding predicted protein, which translates to MSEKRLNGSTHPDTSKQKDTLPSKKPRIGWKLRRLTSDEARHTNDDVHSRIPLCPVMTTLIDTRPFQRLRHVKQLSTAEYVYVNANHNRFEHSLGVAHLAQLLCRRVQARQPNLECTDKDVLCVKLAGLLHDVGHGMYSHTYEKFVTEEFPKYLARNGHLNKHYASLPPIPKGWRHEVMSLLMIDAILKEVGLAIDLHNLDQPLRQIGDGVDAKTLRVFEPCTTTTSDAAKDTKQLVLTSRDFVFIKECIWGGPIPDCQRLPGYEGFVGRPRPYQEWLYDIVSNRHSGLDVDKMDYYARDQRRALRAAGEIDQIFIDEAVVAWAECTNPHKCFRCRHGSNTDGKHLMLCYPDKMVKASINFFRKRSELHDKIYKHKAVVAVSYMICDILCLADPYFPISTGGSSFTAGGQPKREFPFLPMSRAMLDDQALLRLRDDLIPQIGHTTCLELQPARDLIDRLESRLLYKCVGQCFVRMSDLNGRRLWAKPEDEIKSEILLIRGEHMTEDGHFLSLNEHDFIVQRCDIHWGSKENNPVKRMRFLTKTTMSRLRGSIKELPEARAFVEEDYDAHLPRSFQENSIRVYCREPEKSDLVKHMFELWKNEIKAEIKQTALEDACKNQAVTPIKVARVELSQDFAYEELSEEEPNEDTLQTGRPSLDGSAFVSPNRPSRRKDSDNGSNISISS; encoded by the coding sequence ATGAGCGAGAAGCGACTCAACGGTAGCACCCACCCGGACAccagcaaacaaaaggaCACTCTGCCGTCGAAGAAGCCCCGCATAGGATGGAAACTTCGCCGACTCACGAGCGATGAGGCACGGCACACCAACGACGATGTTCATTCGCGCATACCCTTGTGTCCTGTGATGACCACGCTCATCGATACACGCCCCTTTCAACGTCTGCGTCACGTTAAACAACTGAGTACAGCGGAATACGTGTACGTCAACGCCAACCACAACCGCTTCGAACATTCCCTCGGCGTGGCGCATCTCGCTCAACTTTTGTGTCGACGCGTGCAAGCCCGTCAACCAAATCTGGAATGCACCGATAAAGATGTCTTGTGCGTCAAGCTTGCTGGACTCTTGCACGATGTCGGACACGGTATGTACTCACACACTTACGAAAAGTTTGTCACGGAAGAATTCCCCAAATATCTGGCGCGAAATGGGCACTTGAATAAGCACTACGCATCGCTTCCGCCCATACCGAAAGGGTGGCGTCACGAAGTTATGTCGCTCCTTATGATCGACGCTATTCTAAAGGAAGTGGGATTGGCGATCGATCTACACAACCTGGACCAGCCTTTGCGACAAATTGGTGACGGCGTGGATGCGAAAACGTTGAGAGTCTTTGAGCCTTGTACAACGACAACAAGCGATGCTGCTAAAGACACCAAACAGCTGGTCTTGACGTCTCGTGATTTTGTTTTTATAAAAGAATGCATTTGGGGTGGTCCAATTCCCGACTGTCAACGACTACCAGGATACGAAGGTTTTGTTGGCCGTCCTCGTCCCTACCAGGAATGGTTGTACGATATTGTTAGCAACCGTCACTCCGGCTTGGATGTGGACAAGATGGACTATTACGCGCGTGATCAAAGACGAGCACTACGAGCTGCTGGTGAAATCGATCAAATTTTTATCGATGAAGCTGTCGTTGCGTGGGCTGAATGTACCAATCCACACAAGTGTTTCCGTTGTCGCCACGGATCGAATACAGACGGAAAACATCTCATGCTTTGTTATCCTGACAAAATGGTCAAAGCTTCAATCAACTTTTTCCGTAAGCGGTCCGAACTTCACGACAAGATCTACAAGCATAAGGCGGTCGTTGCCGTCTCGTACATGATTTGCGATATTTTGTGTCTGGCAGACCCGTACTTCCCTATTTCGACCGGCGGTTCTTCCTTTACTGCTGGAGGGCAACCTAAACGAGAGTTTCCATTCTTACCGATGAGTCGCGCGATGCTGGATGATCAAGCTCTGCTGAGATTACGAGATGATTTAATTCCGCAAATTGGACACACGACGTGTCTGGAACTGCAACCTGCCCGTGATCTGATCGATCGCCTCGAATCCCGGCTCCTGTACAAATGCGTCGGACAGTGCTTTGTCCGCATGAGCGATCTCAATGGCCGACGATTGTGGGCCAAACCAGAAGATGAAATTAAATCGGAAATTCTCCTCATTCGTGGCGAGCACATGACAGAAGATGggcatttcttgtccttgaACGAACACGATTTTATTGTTCAGCGGTGCGACATTCATTGGGGAAGCAAAGAGAACAATCCCGTAAAACGGATGCGATTTTTGACCAAAACGACCATGAGCAGGCTTAGAGGGTCGATCAAAGAATTGCCAGAAGCGCGTGCGTTTGTCGAAGAGGACTACGATGCACATTTGCCTAGATCCTTTCAAGAGAACAGTATCCGAGTATACTGCCGCGAGCCAGAAAAGAGCGATTTGGTGAAGCATATGTTCGAactttggaaaaacgaaatTAAAGCAGAGATCAAGCAAACAGCTTTGGAAGATGCCTGTAAAAATCAGGCCGTAACGCCCATCAAGGTTGCACGTGTTGAATTGTCGCAGGACTTTGCTTACGAAGAATTGTCTGAAGAAGAACCAAACGAAGATACTCTTCAAACGGGTCGACCTAGTTTAGATGGCAGTGCGTTTGTGTCTCCGAACCGGCCATCTCGCCGTAAAGACAGCGACAACGGTTCGAACATCAGCATAAGCTCTTAG
- a CDS encoding predicted protein, whose amino-acid sequence MTLTVCVGSSGSGKTTFLEDVYKSHKCIYIRQYHIMRPYITVSKIPNFDATRLPYWDIYVKEEKAEKIQVGGTMAGEFTAGLSGGQRKLLLFELICQRTASQSELLVVLDEPFAGVTDDFVPFIVERLNELRQKHNVLLVTNDHVTTLTTMADNKITVSAIDRSTVRINDREKVDREKAIMALSVGDAYSYQATNADLKFFYDVEIHSSSALIGIACFTIFCYSLFIATFWDSEESSQALVLVAGGIISYFCVNPYLLSLVDWRNAQNEEAEALVHASKTMNKTLKTLLTFSLILIISLIEFGVVNATIDGLSEIKFWVAMLFDSASLTFTLICLGLYTNMPFQAVQVVGSLPFLLMIFLSTTFSPGSGVPVLKELRYLYARFYFWCMVPAVQDTMENCPSDNVILVYVILSGCLGVFIFLVVMAILKIKRGIQKDKAETKRAGLRDDEFTELQVELYGTKALHRLMHMNSSLSLKKPASNGTIKEAIGKSVGRAFILILLWCKRLTVSSAFKHAAPSRVTGDAQGADKVFSLDVTLRSVLLSKRSAKMRCLMVGSSLIALLVDNAAALNIVLPGGTGSIGSRLSAKLMDHTVTILTRNAFLAAAPNRVTEQFGWVGSSFLRKNPHVNLRDWDGGDLLDIVGQDWIGWQEEALLDADVVVHFVGGFTEQRTMACERLVRESMRVNKDALQITVNPLDEEIGVISVGAVTQKKERIRACEEMVKMNCVHSMCLRIECYREDEGCEKIKSTIVDWAKRQGNK is encoded by the exons ATGACACTTACTGTTTGCGTCGGAAGCTCCGGTTCCGGAAAAACAACCTTCTTGGAAGACGTTTATAAGAGTCACAAATGTATCTATATTCGTCAGTACCATATCATGCGTCCGTACATAACGGTTTCCAAGATCCCCAACTTCGATGCTACCCGACTTCCCTATTGGGACATTTAcgtcaaggaagagaaggCTGAAAAAATCCAAGTCGGCGGTACTATGGCCGGAGAATTCACGGCTGGACTTTCGGGCGGGCAGCGCAAGTTGCTTCTCTTTGAATTAATTTGCCAGCGTACGGCCTCACAGTCTGAGCTTTTGGTTGTCCTTGACGAACCCTTTGCGGGAGTCACAGACGATTTTGTTCCGTTTATTGTTGAGCGCCTGAATGAGCTTCGTCAAAAGCACAACGTGCTGCTGGTAACCAATGATCACGTGACGACTCTCACCACTATGGCCGACAACAAGATCACAGTCTCTGCGATTGATCGTTCCACCGTTCGCATCAACGATCGCGAAAAGGTTGACCGCGAAAAAGCCATCATGGCACTTTCCGTCGGAGACGCGTACTCATACCAGGCTACCAACGCTGATCTGAAGTTCTTTTACGATGTAGAAATACATTCCAGCAGCGCCTTGATTGGTATCGCCTGCTTTACCATTTTTTGCTACAGTCTCTTTATAGCTACATTCTGGGATTCCGAAGAAAGCAGTCAAGCGCTAGTGCTGGTTGCCGGAGGTATCATTTCGTACTTCTGCGTCAATCCATATTTGCTAAGTCTCGTTGACTGGCGGAATGCCCAAAATGAAGAAGC TGAGGCTCTAGTCCATGCTTCGAAAACAATGAACAAGACTCTCAAAACACTCTTAACGTTTTCGCTTATACTTATCATTTCCTTGATTGAGTTCGGAGTCGTCAATGCTACTATCGATGGGCTCTCTGAGATTAAATTCTGGGTCGCAATGCTTTTCGATAGTGCTTCCTTAACGTTTACTTTGATTTGCTTGGGGCTCTACACCAATATGCCATTTCAAGCGGTTCAAGTTGTCGGAAGCTTGCCATTTTTGCTGATGATCTTTCTTTCCACAAC GTTTTCTCCAGGGTCAGGTGTTCCTGTCCTGAAGGAACTTCGCTACTTGTATGCGCGATTCTATTTCTGGTGTATGGTTCCTGCTGTACAAGACACAATGGAAAATTGTCCGTCCGACAATGTGATTCTTGTGTACGTGATCTTGAGCGGATGCTTGGGTGTTTTTATTTTCCTTGTAGTTATGGCAATCCTTAAAATCAAGAGGGGAATCCAGAAGGATAAGGCTGAGACGAAGCGTGCAGGACTCCGTGATGATGAGTTTACGGAGCTTCAAGTCGAATTATACGGGACAAAGGCTTTACATCGTCTGATGCACATGAACAGCAGCCTTTCGCTCAAGAAACCTGCTTCGAATGGGACCATCAAAGAAGCG ATCGGAAAGTCAGTAGGTAGGGCTTTCATTTTGATCCTTTTATGGTGCAAacggctgactgtgagtagtgCGTTCAAGCACGCAGCTCCGTCTCGTGTGACAGGTGACGCTCAAGGAGCTGATAAAGTGTTTTCTCTTGATGTCACCCTT CGCTCTGTGCTCTTAAGCAAACGATCGGCGAAGATGCGATGCTTGATGGTTGGCAGCAGCCTCATCGCCTTGCTGGTGGATAATGCTGCTGCCCTCAACATCGTTCTACCCGGAGGAACAGGGTCTATCGGTAGTAGGCTCTCGGCAAAGCTGATGGATCACACGGTTACGATTCTAACACGGAATGCATTTTTGGCAGCCGCTCCCAATCGAGTGACAGAACAGTTTGGGTGGGTCGGATCCAGCTTCTTACGGAAAAATCCGCATGTTAATCTGCGCGACTGGGACGGTGGCGACCTGCTCGATATTGTCGGCCAAGACTGGATTGGATGGCAGGAAGAAGCATTATTAGATGCAGATGTGGTCGTACACTTTGTGGGAGGGTTCACGGAACAACGTACAATGGCTTGTGAAAGACTGGTACGAGAATCGATGAGAGTGAACAAAGACGCTTTGCAGATTACAGTCAATCCTCTAGACGAAGAGATTGGCGTTATTTCCGTCGGCGCTGTAACGCAGAAAAAAGAACGCATCCGTGCCTGCGAAGAAATGGTCAAAATGAATTGTGTTCACTCAATGTGCTTACGCATCGAGTGCTATCGCGAAGATGAAGGATGTGAAAAGATTAAATCTACTATTGTCGACTGGGCGAAACGTCAGGGGAACAAGTAA
- a CDS encoding predicted protein yields the protein MTEELKSKRKREKKDKKKGKLQAEKEEKESEVVTPPQPNDEEEPINPDQREAGEHESSKASKRRKTNGKESREERQKKRKECMDQVPKVDEHGIAYTKLQLRRMSKRVARGLDPIESEQEVRERLRREAELKREEAAELAGMDYNEGGDNANDPGESDTQERVEEEDGDDGRENQVDKETSPPVVKISKRSKLVPPDYTCQACQNKHKPSHWIYDCPDKVRMPGTNHVAKKAKGLHDPDARKLFVSGLPFEAKVKDIKAIFVSCGKLAHCKLIKFADTGRCKGQALLAFATEEAAEKALALDGSTLDNMPSKK from the coding sequence ATGACAGAAGAATTGAAGTCAAAGCGCAAACGCGAgaagaaagacaagaaaaagggcaagTTGCAAGCCGAGAAGGAGGAGAAAGAATCCGAGGTGGTGACACCTCCTCAACCTAATGATGAGGAAGAACCGATCAATCCTGACCAACGGGAGGCAGGTGAACACGAGTCCAGTAAGGCGAGCAAAAGGCGCAAGACGAATGGCAAAGAATCTCGGGAGGAGCGCCagaagaaacgcaaggaaTGCATGGATCAGGTTCCCAAGGTCGACGAACACGGTATTGCGTACACAAAACTGCAGCTTCGTCGAATGAGCAAGCGTGTGGCACGTGGATTAGACCCAATTGAATCCGAACAAGAGGTGCGAGAACGGTTGCGGCGTGAAGCAGAACTTAAACGAGAAGAAGCTGCCGAACTAGCTGGTATGGATTACAACGAAGGGGGCGATAACGCTAACGATCCGGGAGAGAGTGATACACAAGAAAGGGTAGAGGAGGAAGATGGTGATGACGGCAGGGAGAATCAAGTCGACAAAGAAACCAGCCCGCCTGTTGTGAAAATATCCAAACGTAGCAAATTAGTCCCTCCGGACTATACATGCCAGGCTTGTCAGAACAAGCATAAACCATCTCACTGGATATACGATTGTCCAGACAAGGTTCGCATGCCTGGTACCAATCATGTTgccaaaaaagccaaagGATTGCATGACCCTGACGCTCGTAAACTCTTCGTGTCGGGTCTACCCTTTGAGGCCAAAGTCAAGGATATCAAGGCTATTTTCGTTTCGTGTGGAAAACTGGCTCATTGTAAACTTATCAAATTTGCTGACACGGGACGGTGTAAGGGGCAAGCCTTGCTTGCTTTCGCCACGGAAGAGGCTGCGGAAAAGGCGCTCGCTTTGGACGGCAGCACTTTGGACAATATGCCATCGAAGAAA